One window of Cohnella hashimotonis genomic DNA carries:
- a CDS encoding S-layer homology domain-containing protein, which translates to MKKSYKSLFVLLAVLLFTLSASGSAFAFNDIDKDAGKSYIEQLQKKGLIKGDGSGMFKPKSALTAQSAVLLIVNGFGLNIDNIRFIKEPKASDFFTKVKDDAYYAKAFIVANLNGLEIPRDIDPNGKVTREQFAHWIFKAISKKGDYAWIEMYQTFKDEDKVTKGYMDSVQKLLVGKIASLDNGKFRPKDAITRSEAAVILAKALAFVKNTQPVPPAEPEQPASPLTEVKLTSEAYGSEALKVTISAQAPHPGYGIEIANVAFKDKQAIVTYRIVKPDPAALYPQVITTVKATVYVSNAYTPVLGGEAK; encoded by the coding sequence ATGAAAAAATCGTACAAGAGCTTGTTTGTTCTACTCGCCGTCTTGCTGTTCACCCTGAGCGCAAGCGGCTCCGCGTTCGCCTTCAACGATATCGACAAGGATGCCGGCAAAAGCTACATCGAACAGCTTCAAAAGAAAGGCCTGATCAAAGGCGACGGCAGTGGGATGTTCAAGCCGAAAAGCGCGCTTACGGCGCAATCGGCCGTCCTGCTCATCGTGAACGGATTCGGACTCAACATCGACAACATCCGGTTTATCAAGGAGCCCAAGGCGAGCGACTTCTTTACGAAGGTCAAGGACGATGCGTATTATGCCAAAGCCTTCATCGTCGCGAACCTGAACGGCCTCGAGATCCCGCGCGACATCGACCCGAACGGCAAAGTCACGCGCGAGCAATTCGCGCACTGGATCTTCAAGGCGATCAGCAAAAAGGGCGACTATGCCTGGATCGAAATGTACCAAACGTTCAAAGACGAGGATAAAGTCACGAAAGGCTACATGGACAGCGTCCAAAAGCTGCTCGTCGGCAAAATCGCTTCGCTCGACAACGGGAAATTCCGTCCGAAGGATGCAATCACGCGCAGCGAAGCCGCGGTCATCCTCGCCAAGGCGCTCGCGTTCGTGAAAAACACGCAGCCCGTGCCTCCGGCAGAGCCCGAGCAGCCCGCTTCTCCGCTGACTGAAGTCAAGCTGACGAGCGAGGCTTACGGCAGCGAAGCGCTGAAAGTCACGATATCCGCCCAAGCTCCGCATCCGGGCTATGGCATCGAAATCGCGAACGTCGCTTTTAAGGATAAGCAAGCGATCGTCACCTATCGAATCGTCAAGCCCGACCCGGCGGCGCTTTACCCGCAAGTGATCACGACGGTCAAAGCGACCGTTTACGTAAGCAACGCCTACACCCCGGTTCTTGGCGGCGAGGCAAAATAA
- the dat gene encoding D-amino-acid transaminase, translating to MTSICWYDNAFLPEEEVRISPYDRGYNFGDGIYEVFRVYGGRLFEAEAHFERLRLSAEGLKLALPWGIEGLRAAMSELVERNALSEGTVYLQITRGVAPRNHLFPAGAAPVALAYTREVARPVQAMDQGISAITLEDIRWLHCNYKTLNLLANVLAKQEAAERGAADAVLHRNSTVTESSASNVMIVKDGVLVTHPANNLILHGVTRAVTLRLARAAEIPAEERPFSLDELYGADEAFVTGTTVEITPIVSVDGRKIGDGRPGPLTRRLQREFSAAIGLEQ from the coding sequence ATGACTTCAATCTGCTGGTACGACAACGCATTCCTGCCCGAGGAGGAAGTGCGGATCTCGCCGTATGACCGCGGCTATAACTTCGGGGACGGCATCTACGAGGTATTCCGCGTCTATGGCGGCCGATTGTTCGAAGCAGAAGCGCACTTCGAACGGCTGCGGCTTAGCGCAGAAGGGCTTAAGCTCGCATTGCCCTGGGGAATCGAGGGACTGCGCGCGGCAATGAGCGAATTGGTGGAGCGGAACGCGCTGTCCGAAGGCACCGTGTATCTGCAAATTACGCGCGGAGTCGCGCCTCGCAATCATCTCTTCCCTGCCGGCGCCGCCCCCGTCGCGCTTGCGTATACGCGCGAAGTAGCGCGCCCCGTTCAAGCGATGGATCAAGGCATATCGGCCATCACGCTCGAGGATATCCGCTGGCTGCACTGTAATTACAAGACGCTGAACCTGCTTGCCAACGTGCTCGCAAAGCAAGAAGCGGCGGAACGCGGCGCCGCGGATGCCGTCCTGCACCGGAACAGCACCGTGACCGAAAGCAGCGCGTCCAACGTCATGATCGTCAAAGACGGCGTACTTGTCACGCATCCGGCGAACAACCTGATTTTGCACGGCGTCACGCGCGCCGTAACGCTTCGACTGGCACGCGCCGCGGAGATCCCTGCCGAAGAGCGCCCCTTCTCTCTGGACGAGCTGTACGGCGCCGATGAGGCGTTCGTGACGGGCACGACCGTGGAGATCACGCCGATCGTGTCCGTGGACGGCCGCAAGATCGG
- a CDS encoding acyltransferase family protein, with protein MKNRYLQLDALRGLAAAIVVLGHVYAVHAEHSAMAALLFESSFSPFVFLVNGHAAVIFFFVLSGFVLSLPILGSRKVAYGGYIVKRFFRIYVPYIISIAIAIPLLAYAPKFQSELFPPAYNANWTHSLNVKEIVSHVIAIGPFRTVDLNGVIWTLVHEMRISIVFPFVVLILLARKWGTTLILLPALSAMSAMAISYAHIDAADTLHYLSFFILGMLIAKYKSELIGFIGERLAHIRWVFWIAGFFVFNYGSFIEKSLAGTQTAFPFGWMAGDYTYAIGVCAILVLSLSSPRATYWLTRKPPVFLGKISFSLYLYHFLILLSFMHYFYGRASFYLLLPSAVALSLAVGYLGYKYIELPSIALGRRIAGKLNREPKNRVRLRNDGKENQAAV; from the coding sequence ATGAAAAACCGATATCTGCAATTGGATGCGCTGAGGGGATTAGCCGCAGCGATCGTTGTGCTAGGACATGTGTACGCGGTTCATGCAGAGCATTCGGCAATGGCAGCTCTATTGTTCGAGTCCTCCTTCTCCCCTTTCGTTTTTCTCGTGAACGGCCATGCGGCTGTCATCTTTTTCTTTGTACTCAGCGGTTTCGTCCTCTCCCTCCCCATTCTCGGCAGCCGAAAGGTCGCCTACGGGGGCTATATCGTGAAGCGCTTTTTTAGAATCTATGTGCCTTACATCATAAGCATCGCGATAGCCATTCCTTTGCTGGCTTACGCCCCTAAGTTTCAAAGCGAGCTGTTCCCGCCCGCATACAATGCCAATTGGACGCATTCGCTCAACGTCAAAGAGATCGTCAGTCATGTGATCGCGATCGGCCCCTTCAGGACCGTCGATCTGAACGGCGTTATTTGGACGCTTGTACATGAAATGCGGATCTCGATCGTCTTCCCTTTCGTCGTCTTGATCCTGTTGGCCCGCAAATGGGGTACAACGTTGATCTTGCTGCCTGCGCTATCCGCAATGTCCGCCATGGCGATCTCTTACGCTCACATCGACGCAGCAGACACGCTTCATTATTTGTCTTTTTTTATACTGGGCATGCTCATCGCCAAATACAAAAGCGAGCTAATCGGATTCATCGGCGAACGTCTCGCACATATCCGTTGGGTTTTTTGGATCGCAGGTTTTTTCGTTTTTAATTACGGTTCCTTCATCGAAAAAAGTTTGGCGGGCACTCAAACGGCGTTTCCTTTCGGGTGGATGGCCGGAGACTACACATACGCAATCGGCGTGTGCGCCATTCTTGTTTTGTCCCTCTCGTCGCCCCGGGCGACCTATTGGCTTACGCGCAAACCGCCTGTTTTTCTCGGAAAAATATCGTTCAGCTTGTATTTGTACCACTTCCTGATCCTGCTTTCTTTCATGCATTATTTCTACGGCCGCGCCTCTTTTTATCTGCTGCTGCCTTCGGCAGTCGCCCTTTCCTTGGCCGTAGGTTACCTGGGCTATAAATATATCGAGCTGCCGTCCATCGCGCTTGGCAGACGAATTGCAGGCAAGCTGAACCGCGAGCCGAAGAACAGGGTCCGGCTTCGCAACGACGGAAAGGAAAATCAAGCGGCCGTCTGA
- a CDS encoding MBL fold metallo-hydrolase: MLMDIRMLGCGSAFAKEFYNNNAIVYAGGKKLLLDCGTTAHVAMRKLGISLPELDGVLVTHIHADHVGGLEELAFQMKFQFKRRIPLYIADTLTGILWEHSLRGGLEQEGLLSLSDYFDVRPLQEGRPYEVLPGLTAELLRTPHIPGKLSYSILFGPSFFYSSDMVFEPDLLRQLVAERGVKTIFHDCQLEPPGVVHTCLPQLLTLPEDLQRKIYLMHYGDDQPAYAGRSGEMRFVEQHRLYSF, translated from the coding sequence CTGCTGATGGATATTCGGATGCTGGGTTGCGGAAGCGCGTTCGCCAAGGAGTTTTACAATAACAACGCCATCGTGTATGCGGGAGGCAAGAAGCTTCTGCTCGACTGCGGGACGACTGCGCATGTCGCCATGCGCAAACTCGGCATCTCCCTGCCCGAGCTCGACGGCGTGCTGGTTACCCATATTCACGCGGATCATGTAGGCGGACTGGAAGAGCTCGCTTTTCAAATGAAGTTCCAGTTCAAACGACGAATTCCGTTATATATCGCAGATACGCTTACGGGCATTTTGTGGGAGCATTCGCTTCGGGGCGGCTTGGAACAAGAAGGCTTGCTCTCGCTCTCCGATTATTTCGACGTCCGGCCGCTGCAGGAAGGCAGACCTTACGAGGTGCTCCCGGGACTGACTGCCGAGCTATTGCGAACGCCTCATATTCCGGGGAAGCTAAGCTACTCCATTTTATTCGGACCGTCTTTTTTCTACTCGTCCGACATGGTTTTCGAGCCCGACCTGCTCCGGCAGCTTGTTGCGGAGCGCGGCGTCAAGACGATTTTTCACGACTGCCAGCTCGAACCGCCCGGCGTCGTACATACTTGTCTTCCGCAGCTGCTGACGCTGCCCGAAGATCTGCAGCGCAAGATTTATCTGATGCATTACGGAGACGACCAGCCTGCGTATGCAGGCCGCAGCGGCGAGATGAGATTCGTCGAACAGCATCGTCTGTACAGCTTTTGA
- a CDS encoding uracil-DNA glycosylase: protein MPAVFKNDWEPLLQPELDKPYYKTLRTQLAAEYRERTVFPDMHHIFEALHLTSYRNAKVVILGQDPYHGAGQAHGLSFSVLPGVRQPPSLRNIFKELQSDLGCPVPSHGNLSHWAKQGVLLLNAVLTVREGEANSHKGLGWERFTDAVVAALNERQEPLVFILWGSHAQKKAAFIDKSKHFVIASAHPSPLSAHNGFLGSRPFSKANDYLRQAGLKPIDWCVPELTAGETERMRQETAASAEEADTGGRG from the coding sequence ATGCCAGCGGTGTTCAAGAACGATTGGGAGCCCCTGCTGCAACCCGAACTGGACAAACCCTATTATAAGACGCTCCGAACGCAATTGGCGGCCGAATACCGCGAGCGGACGGTCTTTCCGGACATGCACCATATTTTCGAGGCGCTTCATCTGACTTCCTATCGGAATGCGAAGGTCGTCATCCTTGGCCAGGATCCGTATCATGGCGCGGGACAGGCGCACGGTCTCAGCTTTTCCGTACTGCCTGGCGTGCGGCAGCCGCCGTCGCTTCGCAATATTTTCAAGGAGCTTCAGAGCGATCTCGGCTGCCCGGTTCCAAGCCATGGCAATCTATCGCATTGGGCGAAGCAGGGCGTGCTGCTGCTAAATGCAGTGCTGACGGTACGGGAAGGGGAGGCCAACTCTCACAAGGGACTAGGCTGGGAAAGGTTCACGGACGCCGTCGTAGCGGCGCTGAACGAGCGGCAAGAGCCGCTCGTGTTCATCCTGTGGGGCAGCCATGCGCAGAAGAAAGCGGCTTTTATCGATAAAAGCAAGCACTTCGTAATCGCATCTGCGCATCCGAGCCCCTTGTCCGCGCACAACGGCTTTCTTGGCAGCCGGCCGTTCTCCAAGGCGAACGACTACCTTCGGCAAGCCGGCCTTAAGCCGATCGATTGGTGCGTGCCCGAATTGACGGCAGGGGAGACGGAGCGCATGCGGCAGGAGACTGCGGCGTCCGCTGAGGAAGCCGATACGGGCGGCCGCGGCTGA